A region from the Silene latifolia isolate original U9 population chromosome 7, ASM4854445v1, whole genome shotgun sequence genome encodes:
- the LOC141589867 gene encoding uncharacterized protein LOC141589867 gives MAGGFNETRNLNERHGGDHNMARRCENFNNWIENCELIELAFTGPSHTWARGNSLETRQSARLDMALCNSDWETMFEDAMIRHVSAIQSDHCPLFISPNGFVPLNAVNRPFRFHACWMIHEKFKEFVDNSWPEEGSFPSRLNELSHKLQTWNSEVFGDIFKQKRTLMARIEGFQLDLSLARRSNLIKLEAHLRKEIDDILARQEILWYQKSRLEFIKDDDRNTACFHVSTLVRRWRNRITTLKTTDGEWTDNPESVKKIVVDYFKLLYTDEPSPEANELIPWNIFQDFNIRD, from the coding sequence ATGGCTGGAGGTTTTAACGAGACAAGAAATCTTAACGAAAGACATGGAGGCGATCATAATATGGCACGTAGATGTGAAAACTTTAATAATTGGATCGAAAATTGCGAGTTAATTGAATTAGCTTTCACCGGTCCTTCACACACATGGGCAAGAGGTAACTCGCTTGAGACACGCCAAAGTGCGAGGTTAGACATGGCCCTATGTAATTCGGATTGGGAAACAATGTTTGAAGACGCTATGATTCGTCATGTCTCTGCTATTCAATCTGATCATTGTCCACTGTTCATTTCGCCAAATGGGTTTGTTCCTCTTAATGCGGTCAATAGACCCTTCCGCTTCCATGCTTGCTGGATGATTCATGAGAAGTTCAAAGAATTTGTAGACAATAGTTGGCCTGAAGAAGGCAGCTTCCCATCTCGATTAAACGAATTATCCCATAAACTTCAGACCTGGAATTCCGAGGTATTCGGAGATATTTTTAAACAGAAAAGAACCTTGATGGCGCGTATTGAAGGATTTCAACTAGACCTATCGCTAGCCCGACGCAGTAATTTAATAAAACTCGAAGCCCATTTAAGAAAAGAGATAGATGACATTCTTGCTCGCCAGGAAATCCTTTGGTATCAAAAGTCGAGATTGGAATTTATAAAGGATGACGACCGGAATACGGCATGTTTCCATGTAAGTACTCTAGTTAGACGATGGAGGAACAGAATCACCACGCTTAAGACAACGGACGGGGAATGGACTGATAATCCCGAGTCAGTCAAGAAAATTGTGGTCGACTATTTCAAATTGTTGTACACTGATGAACCTAGTCCAGAGGCGAATGAACTCATTCCATGGAATATTTTTCAAGATTTCAATATTAGGGATTGA